The Sulfurimonas lithotrophica genome includes a region encoding these proteins:
- a CDS encoding DUF4395 domain-containing protein, whose translation MSLHSFLWEYGAKVPGYDIRVINEREARAAAGILGTLGMIVVFVAIGFNHTIVARVYLAFMFFDFTMRMISTNYVPSLLMGRFFVQNQKPEYVGALQKRFAWTLGWIIFIPIMWWFVINWDISFYKVLLCVLCLLLTFLESAFSICIGCIIYQAITKEEAKHCPGGVCEVRQKEPIQTFNPIQKTITAISMIGLIVGTYLFLATQEPKTFFGEFLHEAILTDAQLQKEKDEAYQKQLENEFGDDED comes from the coding sequence TTGAGCTTACACAGTTTTTTATGGGAATACGGAGCAAAAGTTCCGGGATACGATATAAGAGTTATCAATGAAAGAGAAGCAAGAGCGGCGGCAGGAATCCTTGGAACACTTGGGATGATTGTCGTGTTTGTCGCTATTGGTTTCAATCACACAATAGTTGCAAGAGTATATCTTGCATTTATGTTTTTTGATTTTACTATGAGAATGATAAGTACAAACTACGTTCCTTCTTTACTTATGGGAAGATTCTTTGTCCAAAATCAAAAACCCGAATATGTCGGTGCTTTGCAAAAAAGATTTGCATGGACGCTTGGTTGGATTATTTTTATTCCGATTATGTGGTGGTTTGTAATAAATTGGGATATATCTTTTTATAAAGTCCTACTTTGCGTACTTTGTCTTTTACTTACCTTTCTTGAGAGTGCATTTTCAATATGTATAGGTTGTATAATTTACCAAGCTATAACTAAAGAGGAAGCAAAACACTGCCCCGGAGGTGTATGTGAGGTACGTCAAAAAGAGCCTATACAGACCTTTAACCCAATTCAAAAAACAATAACGGCAATATCTATGATTGGACTAATTGTGGGAACGTATCTGTTTTTAGCAACCCAAGAACCTAAAACATTCTTTGGTGAATTTCTTCATGAAGCAATTTTAACAGATGCACAGCTTCAAAAAGAAAAAGATGAAGCATACCAAAAACAGCTAGAAAATGAGTTTGGGGATGATGAAGATTAA